In one window of Palaemon carinicauda isolate YSFRI2023 chromosome 2, ASM3689809v2, whole genome shotgun sequence DNA:
- the LOC137619603 gene encoding uncharacterized protein: MYLYGRIKFTLVTDHKPLLAILGQKASLPTLVAIRLQYWAIEFAAYHYDIEYRPISKMGNADALSRFPVDKAPEEYDNSILLILVYDVPITAKDIAHNTKKDPILSKVLESSMKVLDAYSKWPEVILMKTTTSYVTVKELMQMFSTHGIPERIVTDNGPQFTLQEFNEFCKVNASATYHPSTIGEAERFVQTFKHNMKYRRANSHNIFFHVSKFLFSYRTTYETPSNLLMGRRIRCKLDLLYPSLQSDLEEKGYKQLESLPKPLNKNVVDHVNVRDEKFSEAVKSNVNQDAQTSGVDSESIHVPVQDEQHCPLHKDIKYAKLEGDPRKIALQELKNGKQKQKQFFQSMLQQGNATIEASYKVAYLLEKKKNTPQLTKVMSETEDIYGYFKEYELVLDTLIEEYNKRFNDFEKHSITLKLAF, translated from the exons atgtatctttatggaaggataaagttcacacttgttacagatcataaacctctattagcaatattgggtcaaaAAGCAAGTTTACCCACACTGGTAGCTATAAGACTACAATATTGGGCAATTGAATTtgccgcatatcattatgatatagaatatcgtcctatatcaaagatgggtaatgcagatgctttatctagatttccagtagacaaagcaccagaagagtatgataacAGTATATTACTAATTttagtatatgatgtacccattacagccaaggatattgcacacaataccaagaaagacccaatacttagtaaggttttagagagttcaATGAAAG ttttagatgcttacagtaagtggccagaagtaattctaatgaagacaacaacatcttacgTAACTGTAAAAGAATTAATGCAAATGTTTTCTACACATGGAataccagaaagaattgtaactgataatggtcctcAGTTTACCTTACAAGAATTTAATGAGTTTTGTAAGGTGAATGCATCAGCAACGTATCATCCTTCCACTATTGGAGAGGcagaaagatttgttcaaacatttaagcataacatgaaataCAGAAGGGCAAATTCACATAACATATTTTTtcatgtgtcaaagtttttattttcttatagaacAACATATGaaacaccatcaaatttgttgatggggaggaggataaggtgtaagttagatttgttgtatccaagtttgcaaagtgatttagaagaaaaagggtataagcaattagaaagtctcccaaaa ccgttaaataaaaatGTTGTAGATCATGTAAATGTAAGAGATGAGAAATTTTCAGAAGCAGTTAAATCAAAtgttaaccaagatgctcaaacatcaggtgtagattcagaatctattcatgtgccagtacaggatgaa CAACACTGTCCTCTTCATAAAGACATTAAATATGCCAAATTAGAGGGTGACCCTCGAAAGATAGCACTGCAAGAACTGAAAAATGGAAAACAGAAGCAAAAACAGTTTTTCCAGTCTATGTTGCAACAAGGGAATGCTACGATAGAAGCAAGTTATAAAGTTgcatatttgcttgaaaaaaaG aagaaCACTCCTCAGCTTACGAAAGTAATGAGTGAAACTGAggatatctatggatattttaaagaatatgagTTGGTTTTAGACACATTGAtagaagaatacaataaaagattcaatgattttgaaaagcaTAGCATCACACTGAAACTTGCTTTTTAA